Proteins encoded by one window of Rhodamnia argentea isolate NSW1041297 chromosome 6, ASM2092103v1, whole genome shotgun sequence:
- the LOC115734144 gene encoding phosphoenolpyruvate carboxylase kinase 2 codes for MCEALTNSYHLLEELGRGRFGTIYRCFSPAKSAFFACKVIDKSLLSDDPADRDCLENEPKIMSLLSPHPHIVDIADAFDSPDSLSIVMELCDRRTLFDLVAHRTLSEAEACHYAKQLLSAVAHCHRLRVVHRDVKPDNVLLDSRNDLKLADFGSAIWLGEEGRATAEGVVGTPYYVAPEVLLGREYNEKVDVWSVGVILYIMVSGVPPFYGDSVEEIFEKVVRGNLRFPTKHFRGVSADVKDLLRKMICRDVHRRFSAEQALRHPWMLNEGETNSLADLT; via the exons ATGTGCGAGGCCCTGACGAACAGCTACCACCTCCTGGAGGAGCTCGGCCGCGGCCGCTTCGGCACCATCTACCGCTGCTTCTCCCCCGCCAAGAGCGCCTTCTTTGCCTGCAAGGTCATCGACAAGTCCCTCCTATCTGACGACCCCGCCGACCGCGACTGCCTCGAGAACGAGCCCAAGATCATGTCCCTCCTCTCCCCGCACCCCCACATCGTCGACATCGCCGACGCCTTCGACTCCCCGGACTCCCTCTCCATCGTCATGGAGCTCTGCGACCGCCGCACCCTCTTCGACCTCGTCGCCCACCGCACCCTCTCCGAGGCAGAGGCCTGCCATTACGCCAAACAGCTCCTCTCCGCCGTCGCGCACTGCCACCGCCTCCGGGTCGTGCACCGCGACGTGAAGCCCGACAACGTCCTGCTCGACTCCCGCAACGACCTCAAGCTCGCCGACTTCGGGTCGGCGATCTGGCTCGGCGAGGAGGGGAGGGCGACGGCGGAGGGCGTGGTGGGGACCCCGTACTACGTCGCGCCGGAGGTGCTGCTGGGGAGGGAGTACAACGAGAAGGTGGACGTGTGGAGTGTCGGGGTGATCCTGTACATCATGGTTTCCGGTGTGCCTCCGTTCTATGGGGACTCGGTGGAGGAGATCTTCGAGAAGGTGGTGAGGGGGAATTTGAGATTCCCGACGAAGCATTTCAGGGGGGTGTCGGCGGACGTTAAGGATCTGCTCAGGAAGATGATATGCCGGGACGTTCACAGGCGGTTCTCTGCAGAGCAGGCTTTGA GGCATCCATGGATGCTGAATGAAGGCGAGACAAACTCACTGGCTGATCTGACCTGA
- the LOC115734146 gene encoding transcription factor MYB4-like: protein MKTPCCEKMGMKKGPWTPEEDQILISHIHQFGHGNWRALPKQAGLLRCGKSCRLRWINYLRPDVKRGNFTDDERDTIIHLHQVLGNRWSAIASKLPGRTDNEVKNFWHTHLKKRVLHTPPNSTPFNMNPTHCTTLDHSLQNPTSAPAQGFQEPSSTASPSEPDPSIAARVNIKSNSQAALPSSHARKIARTKRNPVAGSASAFPTSPGEKTDSQRGGQRVPGEKGDEDMEFWYSLLVRAGDGHHQLENTAGTP from the exons atgaaGACGCCATGTTGTGAGAAGATGGGGATGAAGAAAGGGCCATGGACTCCGGAGGAAGACCAGATCCTGATCTCTCATATCCACCAGTTTGGCCATGGAAACTGGCGTGCACTTCCTAAACAAGCAG GTCTGTTGAGATGTGGGAAGAGTTGCAGACTCCGGTGGATAAACTACTTGCGGCCCGACGTGAAACGAGGGAACTTCACCGACGACGAGAGAGACACCATCATCCACCTTCATCAAGTTCTGGGCAACAG ATGGTCGGCCATAGCCTCGAAGTTGCCGGGGCGAACGGACAATGAAGTAAAGAACTTCTGGCACACCCACCTGAAGAAACGGGTGCTCCACACCCCACCCAACTCAACTCCCTTCAACATGAACCCAACTCATTGCACCACCCTCGATCACTCACTCCAGAATCCGACCTCCGCCCCGGCGCAAGGGTTTCAAGAACCATCATCGACGGCGTCACCATCGGAGCCGGACCCCTCGATAGCAGCTCGTGTGAACATCAAGAGCAACTCGCAAGCTGCACTGCCGTCTTCTCACGCCCGGAAGATCGCAAGGACGAAAAGGAATCCCGTCGCTGGTTCGGCCTCAGCATTCCCGACATCTCCCGGGGAGAAAACGGACTCGCAACGAGGCGGGCAGAGAGTTCCGGGCGAGAAGGGAGACGAGGACATGGAGTTCTGGTACAGTCTTTTGGTGAGAGCAGGAGACGGACATCATCAGTTGGAGAACACAGCCGGGACGCCGTAG